From the genome of Spinacia oleracea cultivar Varoflay chromosome 2, BTI_SOV_V1, whole genome shotgun sequence, one region includes:
- the LOC110798275 gene encoding DNA-damage-repair/toleration protein DRT111, chloroplastic, translating to MLGGLYGDLPPPSSTTEDEKLGNPSTTAVWSSSAKMAPPTLRKPAFTPPPSIIRSQAILNKPKPTKTLTSLPAEDALPGPPQALQPALVGVTSSVVEEYDPVRPNDYEEYKREKKRRAREAELKRELERRQQEEERERERRERDERDNNNSSSNKVSISGEEAWRRRAAMSGSSGGNHGGPPPRSPSPPGGSADGFAIGKSDTVGLGVGAGGQMTAAQRMMAKMGWKQGQGLGKLEQGITTPLMAKKTDRRAGVIVNASETKQQQQQQQQQQEKKVKSVNFNGPPTRVLLLRNMVGPGEVDDDLEEEVGSECAKYGTVTRVLIFEITESNFPSDEAVRIFVQFERSEETTKALVDLDGRFFGGRVVRATFYDEEKFGKNELAPLPGEVPGF from the exons ATGTTGGGTGGTTTATACGGCGACCTTCCGCCGCCGTCGTCCACCACGGAGGATGAAAAACTCGGCAACCCATCGACCACTGCAGTGTGGTCAAGTAGCGCAAAGATGGCTCCTCCCACGCTCCGAAAGCCGGCGTTTACTCCACCGCCTTCTATTATCCGATCTCAAGCCATCCTCAACAAACCCAAACCCACCAAAACCCTAACCTCCTTACCGGCAGAAGACGCACTGCCGGGGCCACCGCAGGCGCTGCAACCGGCATTGGTGGGGGTGACGTCATCTGTGGTGGAGGAATACGACCCAGTGAGACCGAACGACTACGAGGAGtataagagagagaaaaagaggcgGGCGAGAGAGGCGGAGTTGAAGAGGGAGCTCGAGAGGCGGCAgcaggaggaggagagagagagggagaggaggGAGAGGGATGAGAgagataataataatagtagcaGTAATAAAGTTAGTATTTCTGGGGAGGAGGCTTGGAGGCGGCGAGCCGCCATGAGTGGTAGTAGTGGTGGGAATCACGGCGGCCCGCCACCTCGTTCCCCTTCCCCACCGGGTGGGAGTGCGGATGGGTTTGCAATTGGGAAGTCGGATACGGTTGGGTTGGGGGTAGGGGCTGGAGGGCAGATGACCGCGGCACAGAGAATGATGGCGAAAATGGGGTGGAAGCAAGGGCAAGGGTTGGGGAAGTTGGAGCAAGGAATTACTACTCCTTTGATGGCTAAGAAGACTGATAGGAGAGCTGGGGTTATTGTCAATGCCAGTGAGActaagcagcagcagcagcaacaacaacaacagcaagaGAAGAAGGTGAAGAGTGTCAACTTTAATGGGCCTCCTACCCGAGTTTTGCTTCTCAGAAACATG GTTGGTCCTGGTGAGGTAGATGATGATTTGGAAGAAGAGGTTGGATCTGAGTGTGCGAAGTATGGAACTGTTACTCGGGTTCTTATCTTTGAAATCACGGAGTCCAACTTCCCATCTGATGAAGCAGTGAGAATATTTGTGCAGTTTGAGAGGTCCGAGGAAACAACCAAGGCTCTAGTTGACCTTGATGGTAGGTTCTTTGGAGGGAGGGTGGTTCGTGCCACATTTTATGACGAAGAGAAGTTCGGCAAAAATGAATTAGCTCCGTTGCCTGGAGAGGTCCCTGGCTTTTGA